Proteins from a genomic interval of Demetria terragena DSM 11295:
- a CDS encoding Rne/Rng family ribonuclease, translating into MSLDFSDQSDPASAGSDKKTAEPAAAPAFGLIFQAPDPQTRVPAREPVRDEPLPEQENRSSGSPKEDSSDGRSAGRQEAKDTKAAKGKKGDKSKRASKAKDTDGGGDAAPGAPSESSDEDDQNAEGGNRRRRGGRGRTRKDADAGDHEAQDSADDGSGDNDSSESADGDSDGEGNGSRRRRRRRRGGSGAGESDDPPGTVTKVREARKPRDEVTSIKGSTRLEAKRQRRREGREAGRRRTVITEAEFLARRESVERTMVVREREGRTQIGVMEDDVLVEHYVSRESQQASMAGNVYLGRVQNVLPSMEAAFVDIGRGRNAVLYAGEVNWDAAGMESNQPKRIENALKSGETVLVQVTKDPIGHKGARLTSQISLPGRYLVYVPNSSMTGISRKLPDTERSRLKKILKEVVPEDGGVIVRTAAEGASEEELRADVERLVKTWEQIQKKAGSSKASAPSLLQGESEMTVRVIRDVFNEDFSKLIVSGDSAWTQISDYVDSVAPDLKDRLQKWTGEKDVFAVNRVDEQLAKAMDRKVWLPSGGSLIIDRTEAMTVVDVNTGKFVGSGGNLEETVTKNNIEAAEEIVRQLRLRDIGGIIVVDFIDMVLEANRDLVVRRLLECLGRDRTKHQVAEVTSLGLVQMTRKRVGSGLIEIFSEPCEHCAGRGLVIHDKPVEKSGGQSGGSNGGSSTGRRKGRKGAKQNDSGTPANEPPAQDKTDSNGRTPAQIAAAAHAAAVSAEDKNHTAKEPGRQDVEAPEPQAVAPEAKTPEQTMVDVEPAPTPAAEAPVDDPAPARRARRRRGRVVAPAGPPPASLEKADDGG; encoded by the coding sequence TCCTGCCTCGGCAGGATCAGACAAGAAGACCGCTGAACCTGCCGCAGCGCCTGCCTTTGGGCTGATCTTCCAGGCACCCGACCCGCAAACCCGAGTCCCCGCTCGCGAGCCGGTCCGTGACGAGCCACTTCCTGAGCAAGAGAACCGTTCATCGGGGTCTCCCAAGGAGGACTCGTCCGATGGCCGATCGGCAGGTCGTCAGGAGGCCAAGGACACGAAGGCCGCCAAGGGCAAAAAGGGCGACAAGTCCAAGAGAGCGTCCAAGGCCAAAGACACCGATGGTGGCGGTGACGCCGCACCAGGTGCGCCGTCGGAGTCCTCCGACGAGGACGACCAGAACGCAGAAGGCGGCAACCGTCGGCGCCGGGGCGGCCGCGGCCGTACGCGCAAGGATGCTGATGCTGGGGACCACGAGGCCCAGGACAGCGCCGATGACGGGTCAGGCGACAACGACTCCAGCGAGTCAGCAGATGGGGATAGCGACGGGGAGGGCAATGGCTCGCGTCGGCGTCGTCGGCGCCGTCGCGGTGGTTCAGGCGCAGGCGAGTCTGATGACCCGCCGGGCACCGTGACCAAGGTGCGTGAAGCCCGAAAGCCGCGCGACGAAGTGACCTCGATCAAGGGGTCAACACGCTTGGAGGCCAAGCGTCAACGTCGCCGCGAAGGCCGCGAGGCTGGCCGCCGCCGTACGGTCATCACTGAAGCTGAGTTCCTGGCGCGTCGGGAGAGCGTCGAGCGCACGATGGTGGTGCGCGAGCGCGAGGGCCGCACCCAGATCGGCGTCATGGAAGACGACGTTCTCGTCGAGCACTATGTCTCTCGCGAGAGCCAGCAGGCCTCGATGGCTGGCAACGTCTACCTCGGTCGGGTCCAAAACGTGCTGCCGAGCATGGAAGCCGCCTTCGTCGACATCGGCCGTGGCCGCAACGCGGTGCTCTATGCCGGCGAAGTCAACTGGGACGCCGCGGGCATGGAAAGCAACCAGCCCAAGCGCATCGAGAACGCACTCAAGTCTGGTGAGACGGTCCTGGTGCAGGTCACCAAAGACCCCATCGGTCACAAGGGCGCACGGCTGACCTCGCAGATCTCGCTGCCGGGGCGGTACCTCGTCTATGTGCCGAACAGTTCGATGACCGGCATCTCTCGCAAGTTGCCCGACACCGAGCGCTCCCGGCTGAAAAAGATCCTCAAGGAGGTCGTTCCCGAAGACGGTGGCGTCATCGTCCGTACGGCCGCCGAGGGGGCGAGCGAGGAAGAACTGCGCGCCGACGTCGAGCGGCTGGTGAAGACCTGGGAGCAGATCCAGAAGAAGGCCGGATCCAGCAAGGCGAGCGCGCCGTCCCTCCTGCAGGGTGAGTCCGAAATGACCGTGCGGGTGATCCGCGACGTGTTCAACGAAGACTTCAGCAAGCTGATTGTGTCGGGCGATTCCGCCTGGACGCAGATCAGCGACTATGTCGACTCGGTGGCCCCCGACCTCAAAGACCGTCTGCAGAAGTGGACGGGTGAGAAAGACGTCTTTGCGGTGAACCGAGTGGACGAGCAGTTGGCCAAGGCCATGGACCGCAAGGTCTGGTTGCCCTCTGGCGGGTCGCTCATCATCGACCGCACCGAGGCCATGACTGTCGTCGACGTCAACACGGGCAAGTTTGTCGGTTCGGGTGGCAACCTCGAAGAGACAGTGACCAAAAACAACATTGAGGCTGCGGAGGAGATCGTCCGCCAGCTTCGGCTCCGCGACATCGGCGGCATCATCGTGGTCGACTTCATCGACATGGTGCTGGAGGCCAACCGCGACTTGGTGGTCCGTCGACTCCTGGAATGCCTCGGTCGCGACCGCACCAAGCACCAGGTGGCGGAAGTCACCTCGCTTGGTCTGGTCCAGATGACCCGCAAGCGCGTGGGCAGCGGGCTGATCGAGATCTTCTCTGAGCCGTGCGAGCACTGCGCTGGTCGCGGTCTCGTCATCCACGACAAGCCGGTGGAGAAGTCTGGCGGACAGAGTGGTGGCAGCAACGGCGGAAGTTCCACCGGTCGGCGCAAGGGCCGAAAGGGCGCCAAGCAGAACGATTCGGGAACCCCGGCGAATGAGCCGCCGGCTCAGGACAAGACCGACTCCAACGGTCGTACGCCCGCACAGATCGCCGCAGCCGCGCACGCCGCCGCGGTGTCCGCAGAGGACAAGAACCACACCGCCAAGGAACCGGGTCGTCAGGACGTCGAGGCGCCAGAGCCGCAGGCGGTAGCGCCCGAGGCGAAGACGCCAGAGCAGACCATGGTTGAT